Genomic segment of Candidatus Obscuribacterales bacterium:
CCCTCCCAGCTTGCCGTGGCTAGCCCTGCTACGTTGAATTGGGATGAACCCTTGGTCAGTCCGCGATTGCGGCCTAGTTCTGGAGGGCAAATGTACATGCAGCGGCGGGCGGCCCTGCGGGCCGGGCAAACCTACACGCGCCTGCCGGTGGATAGCTTTCAGAGTGATTGGCAAGGGGCGACGCTCCAGCCCACCTATGAGGAATGGGTAGACTTGCTGCATCAAGAGGCTCAGTCGATGGCCCGGGGGCAAGGCAGCAATCGTCTGACGGTGATGGTGGGCGATTCGCTCAGTCTTTGGTATCCCACGGAGCAATTATCAAGCGATCGCTTTTGGCTGAACCAAGGTATTTCTGGAGATACATCGGCGGGCGTTTTGCAGCGGCTGTCGGCGTTTGATCAAGCTCGTCCCGATCGCGTCCATGTGATGGTGGGCATTAACGATCTACGACGGGGGGTGTCGGATGAGGAGCTGTTGGGCAATATTCATCAGATCATGCAACGCTTGCGGCAGCAGCATCCCGATGCGGAGGTGGTGGTTCATTCCATCTTGCCCACCCGGCTGCCTGCGCTCCCCAGCGATCGCATTCAGGGCTTGAATCAACAGATCGCCCGCTTAGCTCAGGCAGAACAGGTAAGCTATCTCGATCTCCAGGTCTATTTTACGGATGCGGCAGGAGTACTCCACCGTGATTTGACCACGGATGGCATTCATCTAAGTCAGCGGGGATATGCGGTGTGGCGCTTGGCGCTGCAGCAGTTTAACTTGGCTTAGGGTTGGAGATATAAAGAGGGGTAAGGGTTGAGGGCAAAGAGGCGATCGCTTGCTGAGGAATGCTAAACTATTATACAAAGTATAATTCAGCTCGGCAGTATGGATATTCAACTGAAAAAGTGGGGGAATAGCTTAGGCTTACGCATTCCCCATCGGTTGGCGGAGAGCTTTGGATGGGATGAAAACTCGACAGTGGAGATGTTGGAAGTAGATGGGGCGTTGGTGATCCGCAAGAAGGCGATCGCTACCTCTTTGGACGAGTTATTGGCCAGTATTCCTGACGATTTTTGCTACCCCACGGATGTGAACGACTTTGTGAACAGTGGGCCAGAGGGGCAGGAATTGCTCTAGAAAAGGAGATCAGGATGCAGTTGCGCCGAGGTGAGGTGATTCGCGTCAATTTGAATCCCACCCAGGGGAGAGAGCAAATGGGAGATGCTCGCCCCTGCTTAGTGTTGAGCCAGATGTCTTTTAACGCGGCTAGGGGTGGCCTCGTGATTGTGTCACCCATTACCAGTACGGTTAGACCTGAAATTAAGACGCTAATTCCTATTCCTGAAGGGTTTCGGGTGAGCGGGTCGGTGATTGCCGAGCAGATCCGCACAATCGATGTGAGCCAGCGCTGGTGGCGCAGTATGGATGAGCGTTTGCCCTCGGCAGTGGTTGATCAGGTTGCGGCAACGCTGAATCTCATCATTGGCAGCTAGGCGGGGGGCAGTAGGAAAATTAGGTGAATAGATATCCCTATCGTTCCTACGCTCTGCGTGGGAATGCCCCGGTGGCGCTCTGCGCCCGGCCCTCAATGGTCGCAGGAGCGATCGAGACAGGTGTCAACACCGGAGCGTGGGCACCATAAGATTCCAAACGGCGGCTTCTAAACCTTTCTATCCTGCGGCTTGCTCATCCGTACCTAAATCTTTGCCTAGGGTGCCACTAGCCGCAGTCAAAATGTTCAGCACTAGAAGGGCAAACTGACGTCCTGACTGTTCGTTATCCAGCACTTCCAGTGAGAGCTTTTCATGGTCGATCATGGTGTCGAGCACCGTATCAACCACCCGTTTTGGAAACAGACCGTGCATCACCTGGTCTGGGGTGTGGTTGTTGACCTGGGCCATCACGTCATCTTGGCGGCTGATGCGCTGGGCAATGGTGTTGAGGAACTGCACCTGGTCGTCGTCGCTGACCTCTGCGCCAAATAGATCGTTCAACGCCTGAATAATCTCTGAGAGGCTCTGTTTATCAGGATCATGGGCTTTGCCAGTGCCGATCGCACTCCCCGGTGTCAACGAATACTCTCCTGGATTTTCGGATAACCGTAGCTGCTGTTCTTTGCGTTTGGTGAGGCGATAGTGAGTCAGCGCTAGCTCTGAGATATCGATGTCTTCTTGGTCGAGGCGATCGCGCCTGAGCAACGGATACAGGTGCTTAGCATAGACGCAGAGTTGCTCTAGCTCTGGGTCTTCGTAATCAACAATTTGCGACAGAAACTCATAGAGGCGCACGAAGCTCTGGAGGTTCTTTTTAAATAAATCGAGCTGGTCAATTTGTTCGCCAGTGGCTTTGAGTTCGTGCTCAGCTTGTTTGCGGGCCGCATCGTTGTTGTGGAGCGTGGCGGCGCGTTTTTGCTCTAGGGCTTGCCGTTGGGCGGCTTCTGCTTGGTGGTAGCGATGCTTAAACCGCTCGACAGCGGGCTGGCAATGATAGGTGAGTTTGGCATGGGCGGCCTTGGGGTTAAAAAAGGCCAACGCGAAGGCTTCCACCTCATGCCAGTGGTATATGCCTTCCTCATCCAGCTTGCCCTGCAGGTCGTAGATGATCTGTGGATCCGAAATATCGGCCAGTTTGGCTTTGGTGTAGTAGGGCAAAAAGGCGTCAAGGATGTCTTGGGGCTCGTTGAAAAAGTCGAGGATGAAGGTGGCTTTGCCAGGAAAGGTGCGATTGAGGCGCGACAAGGTTTGCACACAGTCCACACCGTGCAGTTTCTTGTCCACATACATAGCGCAAAGCTTGGGCTGATCGAAGCCGGTCTGGTATTTGTTGGCGGCGATCATAATATTGAAATCGGCGGTGTCAAAGGCTTTGGCTAGGTCGCGTCCGTTCAGCCCAGCATTGAGTAGGTGGCTGGTTTCGGTTACCTCTTCGGGAATGACGGCATCGGGGGGCACGCTGCCGGAAAAAGCCACCAGGGGATGGACATCGGGATAGCCTTGGTCTTGGACGTAGGCTTTGAGCGCGAGCTGGTAGCGCACGGCCTCTTGACGGCTGCCTGTGACCACCATGGCCTTGCCCTGACCGTTGAGCAGGTGGCGCACGTGCTCTCGGAAGTGTTCAACAATCACCTCTACTTTTTGGCTGATGTTGTAGGGGTGTAGG
This window contains:
- a CDS encoding GDSL-type esterase/lipase family protein → PSQLAVASPATLNWDEPLVSPRLRPSSGGQMYMQRRAALRAGQTYTRLPVDSFQSDWQGATLQPTYEEWVDLLHQEAQSMARGQGSNRLTVMVGDSLSLWYPTEQLSSDRFWLNQGISGDTSAGVLQRLSAFDQARPDRVHVMVGINDLRRGVSDEELLGNIHQIMQRLRQQHPDAEVVVHSILPTRLPALPSDRIQGLNQQIARLAQAEQVSYLDLQVYFTDAAGVLHRDLTTDGIHLSQRGYAVWRLALQQFNLA
- a CDS encoding AbrB/MazE/SpoVT family DNA-binding domain-containing protein, with the protein product MDIQLKKWGNSLGLRIPHRLAESFGWDENSTVEMLEVDGALVIRKKAIATSLDELLASIPDDFCYPTDVNDFVNSGPEGQELL
- a CDS encoding type II toxin-antitoxin system PemK/MazF family toxin; protein product: MQLRRGEVIRVNLNPTQGREQMGDARPCLVLSQMSFNAARGGLVIVSPITSTVRPEIKTLIPIPEGFRVSGSVIAEQIRTIDVSQRWWRSMDERLPSAVVDQVAATLNLIIGS